Genomic segment of Notolabrus celidotus isolate fNotCel1 chromosome 1, fNotCel1.pri, whole genome shotgun sequence:
ttttgtcacattatcTCACTTACATCAACACTAAGACACATGCGTAGAGATAGAACACGAGGAGCCGATATTCAAATTGTGCTGGTGTCCCATCAGACCTTGAAATTGATTTTCCATGCAGACTTGGATAGATCATTGTTTTCAGAGATACAATAATCTAATGCCCTTCAAGTGAATCGgagttgtttgtatgtgagatGTAAGAAGTATCAGAGGCTGCATCTGTCTCCTGACACAGCTGGTCTGGTTCCACTGAAGCTACAGCTAAAAATATTCAATGCTCtgctgcctgtgtttgtgtgtgtttggaggggGGTAACTTGCTTCAGTCCTTTTTCGAGATTATAACAGATTGTATTAAATAAGATGATTTGGAAACAAGATACAGTAGAGAGTTAGAAACaactattgtctttttttttatacattacTTGTACTTTAACATTCCATAAAAGAACAGGGAAGATATATTATTTTATGATACAAGCTGGAAGTGAGGTACCCAAAAATGACCTATAtctatattattatcatttcttTGAGTCTGTATCAACCCTAGTGTGCTTGGAtatgatgtctttttttttgtttgcaaagTTGTGGAATGATTCCTTTTAATTATTTGAGCTTATTTGAAAAGACTTAATACATTGTTGGGTCCTATTTGGATGTCAAGAGCAAAGAGCAAGCTGTCTCTAGATCAATTTGCTGAGTAGAGTTAAACTTAATCAGATCTATGttttgcatacattttttttaattaaaacctGCTCCACACTGAccaactgcctcactgaaataaaatcCTAGGTGCGAGCGATAACCTCCTCTCGTTTCAACATCATATCAATCACATCACCAGAGCTGCCTTCTTCCATCTCAAAAACACAGCTCATCTCCGCCCTTCACTCTCCTTCCCTGCCTCTGAGACTCCGGTCAATGATTTCATCACACCATGAATTGACTCCTGCAGAAGCATTCTTTATGGTCCATCATGCAAAGTCCTCATTAAATTCAAGTACATCAAGAACTCTGCTGTTCACCAACCCACACACTCCCTGCTCCCACgaccacatcacacctgtccttcagagcctccactggctccctgttccaCAACACAtccagttcaaagtccttctctCAACCTTCAAAGCCCTCCAAAACCAGGCTCCTTCCTGCATCACTGACCTGCTCCACTCCCACACTCCTGCCTGCAGTTTCCGCTCCTCCAATGCCAAACTCCTCTTTCTACTGTACTCAGGATCAAGCACTTGAACCTCATTTTAGCCTTTTCCCATGCTGGCCCTTCCCTCTGGAACTTTCTCCCCAAACACATCTGAGACTGCCAAGATTCAAATCACAAGTCCCACCTTTTCAGAACTGCTTTTCGCTGCTGTTGCTTTTTTTAACCTTTGTCTTTATGTGTTGTTCTCCTATTATAATGTGATATTTGTCAAGTGTCTTTCAGTATATgaaaaagcgctttataaaaaagaattattcattttataattattaacCATGCCCAAGCCATCAGGAAGGCAGTTGGAGCTCATCCACCGCtgattttttgtgtttgtttgtttcagctctGTTGGCCCTACGGCCAGAGAAAGAGTGGGAGGAGGTGAGACAGAGGATCAGTGACCTGCCTCAGGATGAAGCTCTGACTGCTGAGTTCAATAAGGTACTGCCAaccctgcttttatttgttgttgacccagaaaaaaatatattttcagctAATTAAGCTTTGATAACAATGCGTAAATGAAAAGTTCAAAAATTGAGTAAGTTCAAAAGTAAAACAATCATTCACATATTAGAGCTGATCTTTTAAacattactctgtgtgtgtgtgtgtgtgtgtgtgtgtgtgtgtgtgtgtgtgtgtgtgtgtgtgtgtgtgcgtgtgcgtgtgcgtgtgtgtgtgttttcttaaaggAACATCCTGTTATCGCTGCTCATTGTTTTAAAGAAGGTATGAAACTGGAGGCTGCTGACCCTGCTGCTCCTATTTCCATAAGACCTGCCACTGTCACCAAGGTAACAGACTTTCATATCAAATCCGTCTCCACTATGCTGCAATATTGTTCCCCAGTTTGTTGTTAATTGACCctgtttttcactctttctGTAATTATAGCCACACTGTCTTTATGTTGAAACTGCATCATGATTAACTAAAATGTGTTCTTTATAGTCAAACAGTCAAGTAGATCCCTTTACTTAACACTGTCTGTAGACGGTTGTATAGGtatcttgaagtgttaaaataaTGAACCTCTTCTCTACTTCAGGTGTTCAATGAGCAGTACTTCCTGGTGACGATGGACAATCTTTGTGGTACTGAGGAGAAAGACATTGCTAGAAGGTCTTTTCTGTGCCACAGAGACAGTCCAGGGATCTTCCCTGCTCAGTGGAGCCTCAAAAATGGAGTGCCTCTAAGCCCTCCACCAGGTCTGCTCTTTGTAATGATGTCCATCTAAAACCAGTTCTGTCAAGATCATTCTTATAGTCTTTCTCAGGCTGTCTGTTGCCTAATTGacttcgttctttctttctttctttctttctttctttctttctttctttctttctttctttctttctttctttctttctttctttctttctttctttctttctttctttctttctttctttctttctttctttctttctttctttctttctttctattatcTTGAACAGGATACCAGGGCTCAGACTTTGACTGGGCAGATTACCTGAAGCAGTGTGAGGCAGAAGCAGCTCCTCAGCATTGCTTCCCATCTGTAAGTGAACCTTTTGACCCCTTTTACACCAATTTCCCTCTTTACTCTGAATCAGAGCTGGCTCTCTTCATCTACAACACACCACCAGCTGCTGGCAGGATCCAAAATGGATTCATGAATTCAGACAAACCAACACATGACTCCCAGTGAATTTTGTGCTCTCAATTGATCATTGTCAacaattaaatgtgaaaatggtTGACTTGGGTTTAGCTTTGAAACTCTCGACCATGTGACCTAATAAGATGCCCCTGTACATGGGTGGGGTTTGCACATAAAGACTCTATTTGCAGCCTTCATTATTGTGTGcaacatatttcatattttgctGTTGCatactttaaaaacattaaatgaaacATCTTCCTGACAGGTTACAGAATGTGGTCAAATTAGATTTTTCCCATTTTACTTACAGCGTAATCAAATGTCACAATTGTACCAGGTCCCCACAGAGTGAACAGCCGCCTCACTgagaatttaattattttttattttaacatggaCAACCAttatttgctgtggaaaatagcAACCTATCTCTGTTTCCCTGCTAGGAGCAGAGTGACCACTGCTTCAAAGAAGCCATGAAACTGGAGGCTGTCGACCCCCTGTCACCTGTAAACATTCACGTGGCCACCGTCACCAGGGTCAAAGGGCAACATGTTTGGCTGAGCCTGGAAGgtaagattaaaaacaaactaagaatgtgtttattttgagatATGGAAGTAGAAAGTGATTGTGTATAATTCCCATGCAGTCCCACAGTATAACTGTGATGTCATCTAAAGCTTTAATGTGTAATGTGCAGCTATATAATCTGAATATGTGAAGCTCTGGAGCTGTTAAACATTAATTCTATTCAAGAATGTGAGACACCCAGATTAAGAGTAATTCAATAATTCAAACCTAGAatctctgctttgatctcatttaGACTCAAACATTAGTTTTCAAAACTAAAGAGAAGACATTGCAACAGCATAATATGTtgcaagcatagactgtataaaatatggacgtagtatccgtgacgtcccccatctgtttctgaagcgctgtttgaggcaaatcggcggcggcacccatattgctgctgtcaagccagtgtgatataaagaggcggagtttgagcctcctagccaacagctgcagcgttccggcaggcagctgtgcctctcattggaagactcgtaatctcaatatcttcgaaattgctgcgttagaaaaaaattcatccccctcaCAATGAAAGcagatcaagaaattagctatccagactacacacgtcttttgtaccaggctgtaaacatgtttatttctgctgtaaagatcggcttctacccattcatgtgtatgtgacttccggtacttccggagccagcctcaagcggatcctcgatgaactgcagcttttaacacttccgcattggactcatatttttagaccggaggttgccgcttggttgcaagCACCTTAATTTTTGATAAAATAACAGAAGATAAGCAAAAGTTGAATTATAAAGTTGAAAGACTGTCTCTCAGAAAAACTTATTGAGATGTATTGACCGTGATGTTTCCTTGTTGGCAAATAGCTTTACAGTTAAAAGCTACAGATAAACTGATTTACAGGGTTGATGTTTTGACATTTATACAACAGCATATGTGTATACATGTACACATATGACATGTTGCCCTTGCTTAGTTAAGATATAGTAAAGTAATGTGTGTATGTTCTTCAATTCATTCAGAcaagttaataaaaaataagaagttaCTGCCACACAAGGCATGATGTCAGTAATGTCAGTTCCTTGTTGCATTGTATTGAGTTTTTTACCTCACCAGAGTCAGACTGTAATATCTGTACCACTGGTCTCTGTTTATTATGATGACATTTTAATCttgctgtgtgtgaatgtttgatcAGGACCGAAGCAGCCACTGCCAGAGCTGATAGTTCATATAGACTCTCTGGACATCTTCCCTGTCAGCTGGTGTGAGACTAATGGCTATCCACTCGTCTACCCCATCAAACCCTCAGGTACACAACATAAGTGATCATAATGGACTCTTTAAATCTCTGCCATAACTAGACTATGTCTAATGCTGGTAGATGATACAGGGTATTACTCTGAACTCTGAAATAGATGATAATGTAAAATGGGCTCACATTGGTCCACCAACATAAGTAGGCATGGCTGACATTAGTTTCTCCTTGTTTTTCAgttgaaaaagagaggaaggtaGCTGTGGTGCAGCCTGAGAAACAGTGAGTATTTAAAGAAGGGAAGGTTGCTCGTGATTTATTGGTTTGAATGGATGGAGTTGGATTCTTTTTAAACGTCAGATTTCTTTTTTGTCACTTTATAGCCGAACTCCACCAAAATCACCTGATTCTGTCAAGCAGCAGATGGCCTCCCAGTCAGAAACAGGTGAGTGTGGAATGTCTCAGGTGTCAGTGAAGGAATAGATTGTGTGATATCTCTGGTCTAATGTGCATCAATGTGTTTAGTGGTAGTTTCATAATTTGAGTCTCATTTCGTGTCCATGTGCAGGACATGGTAATGGAAAATACTGCTGTCCCAAGATCTACTTCAATCACCGCTGCTTCTCTGGGCCTTACCTTAATAAAGGACGCATTGCAGAGCTGCCTCAGTTCATCGGCCCTGGAAACTGTGTCCTGGTTCTCAAAGAGGTGAGAGAGGCCATTCATCAAAGCTCAATTCTGAAACACATGCAAATGTTGATGGTGATGGTTTAGAATTTTTACTTAGCCATGCTAGTTGCAGGATTCTATGTAGGGCAATGTGGGTTGTTGGATCTGCATATCGGAAGGATTGTCACTGATTTTGTTCTGACAGACTACATAGAGGAATGATAAACTATCAGGAACTGCTATTTAGCCATTTAGTTTTTGTCGAATAGAAGCCTTTTTTCCACGACCAAATGTCTACAAACCTAATAGTATTCCTATTAGCTTTAGTTTTACTTCACATCAAACCCTAATTAGCCAGTAGTAACATTCCTGCATGCTTATCTGAGAGGGTGCACATTTTAAAGATTAtacatctgaaaaacaaacatcagtgtcAGGTTTATCACTGAGAGAATGTTAGCAATGTGAGTGTGTAACTTTAAAGCACGGATGTGTCCAAGTGTCAGAGCTGCTGGCATGGCTGTGCTGACTCAATGTCTCATGAATGTTCAACACTAAGTAGTGTTATGTTCGACGGGGCTGATGACTTCTGTGTTGTATCATGGGGTTGATAGTGCTTTTTCCATTCTTTGTGGTGTCCTTGCTATCATGACACAATGTCACCATTTAATAACTAATGGCACACAGTGCAGAGACCATTATGGTCTGCTTATCTACTGCCATTCAACATGTTAATATTGATAAAATAGATGTCTCAAAATGAATATGGTGTTTCatgtaaaaatgacaaaaccCAGTTTAACAATTAAGGACCAAACACTCCATCTCCAGGTAACCTGTATGTGTTGCCTGTTGGTCCCTTGTCCAGGTGTTGACTCTGCTGATAAACTCGGCCTACAAACCAAGCCGTGTGCTGAGGGAGCTGCAGCTGGACCAGGAGAGCCGCTGGCAAGGCCATGGAGAGACACTCAAAGCCAAGTAAGCGGGGAAACATTCAAAAATCTCTGCTCTGGAGAAAATCTGCAGTAATAGTAGGAGTGTTAAAAGGTGGCCTATTTTGAGACACATGCTGGAATAAACAAGTACATGAATGAACAAATGGAAATAAATATCATCCTGAAGCAAATATTGAGCCAACAAGCTCTGGCTTTAATTTAAGTGAGGCCTTGCTcaagtttgtcttttttcttaaaatcCACATGTAGTTTTATGACCTAATgtttggttgaaatgtaaaaaaataaataaatcacattttattgACTCTGTAATCGTCTACGCCAGGTACAAGGGAAAGAGTTACCGGGCTACGGTGGAAATAGTTCGCACTGCTGACCGTGTTGCAGACTTCTGCAGGAAAACCTGCATCAAGCTGGAGTGCTGCCCGAACCTGTTTGGACCTCGTATGGTTCTGGACCGCTGCTCCGAGAACTGCTCCGTCCTCACCAAGACCAAATACAGTAGGTGGTTTATAGGATAAGTGACTGCTGGTTGTTGAGGCTTCAAATGATTCATTAAATGATGTGAGGTGTAAATCTGTACACTTAATGTCAGATGTGACCTTAATTCTATGCACTGTACAAACTTGCTCTATTTTAACactattttaatttgtgttgGCCCTGAATAGAAATGATCATTGACTACATAAGTGTTCCCTTACGGATAAAGATTTTTTGTGAAGCGGGATAGAGCTGGTTAGACTCTCCACAGGAAGCGAGTAAGCTGAACTGTATCCACAGCACAAAGTCGCAGATTTGTAGATATGTTTACTTGCTGCTGCTCTAAAGCTTTGAGATTAAGAAACTGATGCAATTTGAAAGCAACAGTAACTGATTACACTTTCTCTTTTATCTCTTATGTGTTCAAATCACTCATGACAGCACATATCCTCCaaacactactactactactacttacaGTCTATTAATCAACGCTTTTTATGTGTGGTGAATTAAAAAAACCTGATAGATCTAATTTCCATCCATATTAATAATTAAGTTTCCCAGACATCAAACGTAACATTACTCACTAAGCATGTTGTCTTCTCACCAGCATACTACTAtgggaagaagaagagtaaaCGCGTAGGCCGTCCACCCGGTGGCCACTCCAACCTAGAGGGTGGAGtgaagagaagagggaggaggaggaagaggaggaagcagctCTTTGTGCACAAGAAGCGACGTTCCTCAGCTTCAGTTGACAACACGCCTGCTGGATCTCCTCAGGTAATGCACTCATATACTCTTCATCAATAATGACTTCACATTTCACCTGAATCTGTGCTGATGGAGGGTACCACTGGCTCACAGGGCAGCGGAGAGGAAGAAGATCTGGATGAGGACGACTCCCTGACTGAAGACTCTggctcagagctgcaggatgaTCTCCAAGATGATTCTGAACAATCATATGGGAAGTCTCAGCCAACCACGCCGTCCCCCTCCCCGCCAGCAACACCTAGGCCCACCCGCCGGCGCCGGAAACCTCGCTCACCTTCATTTTCTGATGATGAGAACAGACCTCCTTCACCAAAGGTAAGAAAAGACAGAATGGCTGTAAAAAGATCATGAGATAAAAAAGTTAGAAATAGATACATAACACTTTGAAGATATTTGTCTTGTGGTGTTATTATAGATGAACAATAGGCATGTTAAGAAATACTCTAATGTGCACTActagtaaaacatttttacagtctaACCCTCCAatttccttcaaaacaactgcCCCTGTACGCCTAATCTATTCCAGTGAGATTTTGAACAATATGTTCACTGTGAGCTGAACTTTCTCCAAACACCTTACAAGGGAATAAACAAGAACCAAGCTTCCAGTGTTTCTTTTCTGATGTTTACATCTGATAGCCGTCTGCTTAGCATCAATTCTAAGGTTTTAAATAAGTTGTTAGCCTCTCCACTTCAGCCCTGAGATCTTGCATAGTCTCTGTCTGACTCGCCCCGTCTGTGTGTTCATAGACCTCAAAGACTGAGCCCCCTCAGAAGTTGTGTTTGGACACCAGCCCCCTGGAGTGGAGCGTTACTGATGTGGTTCGCTTCATCAGGACCACCGACTGTGCACCTCTTGCACGGATTTTCCTGGATCAAGTAAGAAATACTCACATACTTGATAAccactcttcctcctcatctctaATGTAACAAGGGTATCAAACTGTTGTATTATATCCAGAGTCACAAATGCAAAACATTGTCATGTCCAATTATAGAAAATGCCTCACATCAATTTATGTCTTTACAGGAGATTGACGGACaagcgctgctgctgctgaatctCCCAACAGTGCAAGAGTGTATGGACCTGAAGCTGGGACCGGCCATTAAGCTGTGTCACCACATTGAAAGAGTCAAGCTGGCATTTTATCAACAGTTTGCCACGTAGCTGAAGGGGAATGAACATGGACTGTACCACATCCTGCACTGTTATTTATCCTGCAAAAAACACCCTACTTCCCAATTCTGGCAATTCTAACTCTGAACGTAAACTGAGAGAGCTACGTTATCTGTCCACTGGAAAATCAACAAAGAAGTCAAGACCTACCATCAAAAACAGTTCACATGCTCTTCAGAAAAGGCAGAGGGGGATGACTTAAAGACAGAAGAATTCAAGACACTCAAATGCCGTAAACTAAGTGAAATACATTGACTAATCCCAGCATATTCTGCAGATCAGGACTCAATAAACAAGCCATCTTCGAGGCCTTGCTTCCTGGTTTAATCAGGTTGGTTTTTTGTGTggttctggaaaaaaaatggcataaaaacatatttttggctGCTGAGTGTCTCATAATTCtcatgtttgtctgtttctgtaTGGTGAAAAGTGACTAAGCGCCTCCCCTTCAACCTCATTGTCATGTTCTGTCTTTTCATGGTTTACAGCCTGCACTGCTGTCTTCAATAG
This window contains:
- the sfmbt1 gene encoding scm-like with four MBT domains protein 1, which encodes MSQESPESDGDSAQDVSDFNWDDYLEETGSVSVPHHAFKHVDQGLQTGLTPGMKLEVCVRSEADSPYWVASIITTCGQLLLLRYEGYQDDRRADFWCDIMMADLHPLGWSRQNGRTMRAPEGLREKHQDWEALLEKALAEECSAPANLLELPQCGRDPVELLCAGCYVELQDNEDPGLAWAAEVEENVGGRLKLRFLGTEGLPDTPATLWLFYLHPRLHPPGWAVEQGCTLRPPSALLALRPEKEWEEVRQRISDLPQDEALTAEFNKEHPVIAAHCFKEGMKLEAADPAAPISIRPATVTKVFNEQYFLVTMDNLCGTEEKDIARRSFLCHRDSPGIFPAQWSLKNGVPLSPPPGYQGSDFDWADYLKQCEAEAAPQHCFPSEQSDHCFKEAMKLEAVDPLSPVNIHVATVTRVKGQHVWLSLEGPKQPLPELIVHIDSLDIFPVSWCETNGYPLVYPIKPSVEKERKVAVVQPEKHRTPPKSPDSVKQQMASQSETGHGNGKYCCPKIYFNHRCFSGPYLNKGRIAELPQFIGPGNCVLVLKEVLTLLINSAYKPSRVLRELQLDQESRWQGHGETLKAKYKGKSYRATVEIVRTADRVADFCRKTCIKLECCPNLFGPRMVLDRCSENCSVLTKTKYTYYYGKKKSKRVGRPPGGHSNLEGGVKRRGRRRKRRKQLFVHKKRRSSASVDNTPAGSPQGSGEEEDLDEDDSLTEDSGSELQDDLQDDSEQSYGKSQPTTPSPSPPATPRPTRRRRKPRSPSFSDDENRPPSPKTSKTEPPQKLCLDTSPLEWSVTDVVRFIRTTDCAPLARIFLDQEIDGQALLLLNLPTVQECMDLKLGPAIKLCHHIERVKLAFYQQFAT